The Thermodesulfovibrionales bacterium genome includes a region encoding these proteins:
- a CDS encoding rubredoxin, giving the protein MPEVKTEEGAYVCQQCGYIYNPAKGDRKGKIPPGVPFEALPDDWVCPLCGARKSRFSPMLD; this is encoded by the coding sequence ATGCCAGAGGTCAAGACGGAAGAAGGGGCATATGTCTGCCAGCAGTGCGGCTATATCTATAATCCGGCAAAGGGCGACAGAAAAGGGAAGATCCCTCCGGGCGTTCCCTTTGAGGCGTTGCCGGATGATTGGGTCTGCCCGCTCTGCGGTGCGAGAAAATCGCGCTTTTCACCGATGCTCGATTAG